AGATGATGAATTTGTTACTACGTCGTTCAACGACACATCTTTAAGGGCAATAAAGAGTAGACATCCTAATTTGAGAGTTGGGTTGTTGCTGGGGAAAGATAAACCTAAGAATCTCATATTAACAAGGTTTTCAGAGCTTTATCCAATAAAGAGGGCTATGCAAGCAGAAGCAGACTTCTTGGTACCTCACTGGAAACTATTAAAGCTTGGATTCTTAAAGAGAGCCAGAAAAAACCATATGCCTATCTTTATTTGGACGGTTAATGATGAGGAAAAGATTAGAAAGTTTCTTAATAATGATATCATTGAGGCTATAATAACTGACAAGCCAGATGTAGCTATATCGTTACAAAAAAGAATTACATCGTCTAACAGCGGATAAAAGGGAAATCAAAGATTTCCCCAAATTGCCTTCGGCAACTTCTCTTATCCGCAAAACGTTATCGGAAATCGCACGTATGAAGGAATGAAATTATGCATGAAATAAAGTACAAGCCAATCGGAATAATTCACTCTCCATTCAAAGAACCTAAAGGAACACCCATACAACCCGCAGCCGCTAAAGGTATTGGTGGAAAAGTGGAGGTATTTTCAGAATATGCTAAAGGATTAAAGGATGTTGAAGGATTTTCTCACATCATTTTAGTATGCCACTTCCACTTATCCGGGAAGCCCTCATTAAAAGTAAAGCCGTTTATGGATAAGCAAATGCGTGGAGTTTTTGCAACAAGAGCTCCAAGTAGGCCGAATCCAATCGGTATTTCGATAGTGCGTCTTGTTAAAATTGAAGAAAACATACTTCATATTCAAGATGTGGATATTATTGATGGTACTCCCCTCTTGGATATTAAACCCTATGTAGGCGAATTTGATGAAAACGAGGTTTATAAGATAGGATGGCTTGAGAAAAATGTACATAAACTTCCAACGTCAAAGGATGATGGGAGATTTATAAAATGATCTACGAGACATCCGATAACATCAGACATACGGCTACACTTTACTCCGCCCAAATGGTCGGCCACGCCTCGC
The sequence above is a segment of the ANME-2 cluster archaeon genome. Coding sequences within it:
- the tsaA gene encoding tRNA (N6-threonylcarbamoyladenosine(37)-N6)-methyltransferase TrmO, which translates into the protein MHEIKYKPIGIIHSPFKEPKGTPIQPAAAKGIGGKVEVFSEYAKGLKDVEGFSHIILVCHFHLSGKPSLKVKPFMDKQMRGVFATRAPSRPNPIGISIVRLVKIEENILHIQDVDIIDGTPLLDIKPYVGEFDENEVYKIGWLEKNVHKLPTSKDDGRFIK
- a CDS encoding glycerophosphodiester phosphodiesterase, yielding MHKKIIIAHRGASAYAKENSIESFRKAIEIGADMIEFDVRRTKDDIFTAYHDEFINDKTINELTYDEIKKKSGDILTVEEILRLTKGKIKLDVELKEEGYEEEIIELLLAYFKDDEFVTTSFNDTSLRAIKSRHPNLRVGLLLGKDKPKNLILTRFSELYPIKRAMQAEADFLVPHWKLLKLGFLKRARKNHMPIFIWTVNDEEKIRKFLNNDIIEAIITDKPDVAISLQKRITSSNSG